One window of the Paenibacillus beijingensis genome contains the following:
- the purT gene encoding formate-dependent phosphoribosylglycinamide formyltransferase, whose product MYGSPLSNAARKIMLLGSGELGKEVVIEAQRLGVETIAVDRYAGAPAMQVAHRSHVIDMLDPDQLRRIILEEKPDLIVPEIEAIATVALVELEREGFKVIPTARAARLTMDREGIRRLAAETLRLPTAPYRFADTLEELQSAVEELGTPCVIKPIMSSSGKGQSVCHSQAEIASCWNYAMEGGRAKKKRVIVEGFVNFRSEITLLTVRSVSGTVFCEPIGHVQKDGDYIESWQPHQMSQQDKEQAEAIAKSITEALGGYGIYGVELFLTDDGVLFSEVSPRPHDTGMVTMVTQDLSEFALHVRAILGFPVPSVKLLTPGASHTLKAAKEHRNFRIGGFEEALSLPNTQVRVFGKPDTKKGRRMAVALSHADDTDSARELARRAAESLHITYEN is encoded by the coding sequence ATGTATGGTTCACCATTATCTAACGCCGCGCGCAAAATCATGCTGCTCGGTTCCGGGGAGCTCGGCAAGGAAGTCGTGATCGAAGCGCAGCGGCTGGGCGTGGAGACGATCGCCGTCGACCGTTATGCGGGCGCGCCCGCAATGCAGGTTGCCCACCGTTCTCATGTCATTGATATGCTTGATCCCGATCAGCTGCGGCGCATTATTTTGGAAGAAAAACCGGATCTGATCGTGCCGGAAATCGAAGCGATCGCGACGGTCGCCCTGGTGGAGCTGGAACGGGAAGGCTTCAAGGTCATCCCTACCGCACGCGCCGCGCGGCTGACGATGGACCGCGAAGGAATCCGCCGGCTGGCCGCGGAAACGTTGAGACTGCCGACGGCGCCTTACCGGTTCGCCGACACGCTTGAAGAGCTGCAGAGCGCCGTTGAGGAGCTCGGAACGCCGTGCGTCATCAAGCCGATTATGAGCTCTTCCGGTAAAGGCCAAAGCGTCTGCCATTCCCAGGCGGAGATCGCCAGCTGCTGGAACTACGCCATGGAAGGCGGGCGGGCGAAGAAAAAGCGCGTCATCGTCGAAGGTTTCGTCAACTTCCGCTCGGAAATTACGCTGCTGACGGTCCGCTCGGTATCCGGCACCGTCTTTTGCGAACCGATCGGCCATGTGCAGAAGGATGGCGACTACATCGAGTCGTGGCAGCCCCATCAGATGAGCCAGCAAGATAAGGAGCAGGCGGAAGCGATTGCAAAAAGCATTACCGAGGCGCTCGGCGGCTACGGAATATACGGCGTCGAGCTGTTTCTTACCGATGATGGCGTCTTGTTCAGCGAAGTGTCCCCACGCCCGCACGATACCGGAATGGTGACGATGGTGACGCAGGATCTCTCCGAATTTGCGCTGCACGTCCGTGCCATCCTCGGCTTCCCCGTGCCGTCCGTTAAGCTGCTGACCCCCGGAGCGAGCCATACGCTGAAAGCGGCGAAAGAGCACCGCAACTTCCGCATCGGCGGCTTTGAGGAAGCGCTGTCACTGCCGAATACGCAGGTGAGAGTATTCGGCAAGCCGGACACGAAAAAAGGAAGGCGGATGGCTGTAGCGCTCAGCCATGCGGACGATACGGATTCGGCCCGGGAGCTTGCGCGCCGCGCCGCTGAAAGTTTGCACATTACATACGAAAACTAG
- a CDS encoding GDSL-type esterase/lipase family protein has translation MNRSKSLWLAISLTALAATIVLAGGFVYALKDMLSPASAAAVNPDLPAPAAAEGGALAGAKEIKIAALGDSLTKGAGDSTGDGYVKQTVAALQQTASKPVELLNNMALNGLRSDELIRLLDTQEGMSYSLKQANLILLTIGGNDLFQTAVDEEEGGNAGGLSPGNVAAKLDDSLNNLKLLLDKLHAINPDATLVYVGLYNPFYDVEQLRSGSIQVQKWNAEAYAMLQQYPNRILVPTFDLFETNIGTYLSSDHFHPNHDGYARIAERIVQALS, from the coding sequence ATGAATCGCTCCAAATCGCTTTGGCTCGCCATCAGTCTGACGGCGCTTGCGGCAACAATCGTACTGGCGGGAGGGTTTGTGTACGCGTTAAAGGATATGCTTAGCCCCGCTTCGGCGGCTGCGGTCAATCCCGATTTGCCCGCTCCTGCGGCGGCGGAAGGGGGAGCGCTTGCCGGAGCCAAGGAGATCAAGATTGCCGCGCTGGGCGATTCCTTGACGAAAGGGGCCGGAGATTCAACCGGGGACGGATACGTCAAACAGACGGTCGCCGCGTTGCAGCAAACGGCGAGCAAACCCGTAGAGCTGCTGAACAATATGGCGTTAAACGGCCTGCGGTCCGATGAGCTCATCCGTTTGCTGGATACCCAGGAAGGAATGAGCTATTCGCTGAAGCAGGCGAATCTGATTCTGCTGACGATCGGGGGCAACGACTTGTTTCAAACGGCCGTCGATGAAGAAGAAGGCGGCAATGCCGGCGGGCTGAGCCCAGGCAATGTGGCGGCCAAGCTTGACGACTCGCTCAATAATTTGAAGCTGCTGCTGGATAAGCTGCATGCGATCAATCCCGACGCAACGCTTGTTTACGTGGGCCTTTATAATCCGTTTTACGATGTGGAGCAGCTGCGCAGCGGCAGCATCCAGGTGCAAAAATGGAATGCGGAAGCGTATGCGATGCTCCAGCAGTATCCGAACCGAATCCTCGTCCCGACCTTCGATCTGTTTGAGACCAACATCGGCACGTATTTGTCGTCGGACCATTTTCATCCCAATCATGACGGGTACGCCCGCATCGCCGAGCGGATCGTCCAGGCGCTCAGCTGA
- a CDS encoding ABC transporter ATP-binding protein codes for MTISFNAPAAAAAGNGPAADAGASSEARETVLSVKGLKKKIRGNWIIHDVAFDVKAGEIFGFLGPNGSGKTTTIRMLVDLIKPSAGEVLIGGCNVQKDPEQALRHVGCIVENPELYPYLTGWENMEHFARMLPDVGPDRIAEVVDIVRMTDRIHDKVRTYSLGMRQRLGIGQALLGRPKLLILDEPTNGLDPKGIKELRAFIRSLAQQGMSLFISSHLLSEIQLMCDRVAIINGGRVLAVGTVNELLEQAGSYVLWQFDDPAAGRRILERQPQLRMLNEDGHRIDEGVLAGIPGAIVTTVPARSIPGIVKELAFSGVGVLSVQTVAPTLEELFLTMTEGNAK; via the coding sequence ATGACCATTTCCTTCAACGCTCCGGCAGCCGCCGCGGCCGGCAACGGGCCGGCTGCGGACGCCGGCGCAAGCTCCGAGGCAAGGGAGACGGTGCTGTCCGTAAAAGGCTTGAAGAAAAAGATCCGCGGGAACTGGATCATACACGATGTCGCCTTCGATGTGAAAGCCGGCGAAATATTCGGGTTTCTCGGCCCCAACGGATCAGGCAAAACGACGACGATCCGCATGCTCGTCGATCTGATCAAGCCAAGCGCGGGCGAAGTGCTGATCGGCGGCTGCAATGTGCAGAAAGATCCCGAGCAGGCGCTGCGCCATGTCGGCTGCATCGTTGAAAATCCGGAGCTGTACCCTTATTTGACGGGGTGGGAAAATATGGAGCATTTTGCCCGCATGTTGCCGGATGTGGGCCCGGACCGCATTGCGGAGGTCGTCGACATCGTGAGGATGACCGACCGCATCCACGACAAAGTCCGGACGTATTCGCTCGGCATGCGCCAGCGTCTCGGAATCGGGCAGGCGCTGCTCGGCAGGCCGAAGCTGCTTATATTGGACGAGCCGACGAACGGGCTCGATCCGAAAGGCATCAAGGAGCTTCGCGCTTTCATCCGGTCGCTTGCGCAGCAGGGGATGAGCCTGTTTATTTCGAGCCATCTGCTCAGCGAAATCCAGCTGATGTGCGACAGGGTCGCCATCATTAACGGAGGACGGGTGCTGGCGGTCGGAACGGTGAACGAGCTGCTCGAGCAGGCCGGCTCGTACGTGCTTTGGCAGTTCGACGACCCGGCTGCGGGCCGCCGCATATTGGAGAGGCAGCCGCAGCTGCGCATGCTGAATGAGGACGGGCACCGGATCGATGAAGGCGTGCTTGCCGGCATTCCCGGCGCAATTGTGACGACTGTCCCTGCCCGCAGCATCCCCGGAATTGTGAAGGAGCTGGCATTCTCCGGTGTCGGAGTATTGTCCGTGCAGACGGTGGCGCCGACGCTGGAGGAACTTTTTTTAACGATGACGGAGGGGAATGCGAAGTGA
- a CDS encoding ABC transporter ATP-binding protein — translation MQRQPEPEAPDNASRRFVYQDDELIEKPFNWQQVRRLLKYMLPYKKELVPMVLMMLLGTFTRLAAPAIVIKAIDDAIQKGNTQRLLLYAGLMLALYIIQWASNTYRIKYTNIIGQKVIYDLRQELFTHIQKLSFRFYDKRPAGSILVRVTNDVNALQDLFTNGVVNLMMDCVQLVGIVAILLLWNFKLGLAIMITVPLMFIVSTALRKRIRFAWQDVRIKQSRINSHLNECIQGIKVTQAFVQERENIRFFHHMNTVNNKAWNKASALNQSFGPIIEVTSAVGTLILFWYGSHLIQNDEITVGLLVGFANYIGNFWDPINRLGQMYSQLLIAMASSERIFEFIDEKPTVAESNSARMLTSIKGDVSFEHIVFEYEKGRPALKNVSLDVKAGQSIALVGHTGSGKSTIINLLCRFYDPVQGRVLVDGQDIRDVTISSLREQVGIVLQDTFIFSGTIRDNIRFGRLNATDEEVELAARAVHAHEFIMSLPDGYETEVQERGNVLSMGQRQLLSFARALLADPAILILDEATASIDTETELKIQQALSTLLSGRTSFIIAHRLSTIRHADVIVVLDHGQIVEQGNHEQLMNLRGTYYGLIEAQYRFLSA, via the coding sequence ATGCAGAGACAGCCGGAGCCGGAAGCACCGGATAACGCTTCCCGCAGATTCGTCTATCAGGATGACGAGCTGATCGAAAAGCCGTTCAACTGGCAACAGGTGCGGCGCCTGCTGAAGTATATGCTGCCTTACAAAAAAGAGCTCGTGCCGATGGTGCTGATGATGCTGCTCGGCACGTTCACGCGGCTGGCGGCACCGGCGATCGTCATCAAGGCGATCGACGACGCCATTCAGAAAGGAAACACGCAGCGTTTGCTTCTTTATGCCGGACTTATGCTGGCTTTATATATCATTCAATGGGCATCCAACACGTACCGGATTAAGTATACAAACATCATCGGCCAGAAAGTCATTTACGATCTGCGGCAGGAACTGTTCACCCATATCCAGAAGCTTTCGTTCCGCTTTTACGACAAGCGTCCGGCCGGATCGATCCTGGTCCGCGTCACGAACGACGTGAACGCGCTGCAGGATTTGTTTACGAACGGGGTCGTCAACCTGATGATGGACTGCGTCCAGCTCGTCGGCATTGTGGCGATTTTGCTGCTGTGGAACTTCAAGCTGGGGCTGGCCATCATGATTACCGTTCCGCTCATGTTCATCGTTTCAACGGCGCTGCGCAAACGGATCCGTTTCGCCTGGCAGGATGTGCGGATAAAGCAGTCAAGGATCAACTCCCATTTGAACGAGTGCATCCAGGGCATTAAAGTGACGCAGGCGTTCGTGCAGGAGCGGGAGAATATCCGTTTTTTCCATCACATGAATACGGTCAACAACAAAGCGTGGAACAAAGCGTCCGCGCTCAACCAGTCATTCGGCCCGATCATCGAGGTGACGTCCGCCGTCGGCACGCTCATTTTGTTCTGGTACGGGTCGCATCTGATCCAGAACGATGAGATTACGGTCGGTCTGCTGGTCGGATTCGCAAACTACATCGGCAACTTCTGGGACCCGATCAACCGCCTAGGCCAAATGTATTCGCAGCTGCTGATCGCAATGGCTTCATCGGAGCGGATTTTTGAGTTTATCGATGAGAAACCGACCGTAGCGGAAAGCAATAGCGCCCGGATGCTCACCTCCATCAAGGGCGACGTCTCTTTTGAGCATATCGTATTTGAATATGAAAAAGGGCGGCCCGCTCTGAAAAACGTTTCGCTCGATGTGAAAGCGGGCCAGTCGATCGCGCTTGTCGGTCATACCGGTTCCGGAAAAAGCACGATCATCAACCTGCTCTGCCGCTTTTACGATCCGGTGCAGGGCCGCGTTCTTGTTGACGGTCAAGATATCCGCGACGTGACGATTTCCAGTCTGCGCGAGCAGGTCGGCATCGTGCTGCAGGATACGTTTATTTTCTCGGGAACGATCCGCGACAATATCCGTTTCGGCCGGTTGAATGCGACCGACGAAGAAGTGGAATTGGCGGCGCGGGCGGTCCATGCCCACGAGTTCATTATGAGCCTGCCCGACGGTTACGAGACGGAAGTGCAGGAAAGGGGCAACGTGCTCTCGATGGGACAGCGGCAGCTGCTCTCCTTCGCAAGGGCGCTGCTTGCCGATCCCGCCATCCTCATTCTCGACGAGGCGACGGCAAGCATCGATACAGAAACCGAGCTGAAAATCCAGCAGGCGCTCAGCACGCTGCTTTCGGGCCGCACCTCCTTCATCATCGCACACCGTCTGTCGACGATCCGCCACGCCGACGTCATCGTCGTGCTCGATCACGGCCAAATTGTCGAGCAGGGGAATCACGAGCAGCTGATGAACCTGCGCGGAACCTATTACGGTCTCATCGAAGCCCAGTACCGTTTTTTATCCGCATAA